One genomic region from Leptospiraceae bacterium encodes:
- the surE gene encoding 5'/3'-nucleotidase SurE — MNILLTNDDGIEAPGIRSLFNCVSGNKVFVAPHEAKSGCGHQVSTGRDFQIEKRTETEFAIHGTPADCVRLFPFLLKDKIDWVLSGINAGGNLGVDLYISGTAAAAREAAILGYNAIAISQRIRDKNPINWEMSERYTKQVLSELMNKPLAEKTFWNVNLPHIFSGEKEPKIVYCTASKLPLDMNYVIKGSRALYRGDYAKRPRETGSDVDVCFSGNIAVSLIEI; from the coding sequence ATGAATATATTACTGACAAATGACGATGGAATTGAGGCACCCGGAATTCGCAGCTTATTCAACTGTGTTTCAGGTAATAAAGTTTTTGTAGCTCCCCATGAAGCGAAATCCGGTTGCGGACATCAGGTCAGCACAGGGAGAGATTTTCAAATCGAAAAAAGAACAGAAACTGAATTTGCAATTCATGGAACTCCGGCAGATTGCGTCCGCCTTTTTCCTTTTCTCTTAAAAGACAAAATTGATTGGGTTTTATCCGGGATAAACGCGGGGGGAAATCTTGGTGTTGATTTATATATTTCCGGAACAGCAGCAGCGGCCAGGGAAGCAGCCATTCTGGGCTATAATGCTATAGCTATCTCTCAAAGAATTCGGGATAAAAACCCCATCAACTGGGAAATGAGCGAAAGATATACTAAGCAAGTTTTATCAGAACTGATGAATAAGCCACTTGCCGAGAAAACATTCTGGAATGTAAATCTACCCCATATTTTCTCTGGAGAAAAGGAACCGAAAATTGTTTACTGCACAGCTTCCAAACTTCCCCTGGACATGAACTATGTGATTAAGGGAAGCAGAGCTCTTTATCGTGGAGATTATGCGAAAAGGCCGAGAGAAACAGGAAGTGATGTAGATGTTTGCTTTTCAGGAAATATTGCAGTTAGTCTTATAGAGATATAA
- a CDS encoding M48 family metalloprotease, whose product MKQLYTTILILFLGLQFTNCERTVNLIFSDKDDVKIGASIDKEIRRNKRKYRIFNGWKIRNYVQEITNTLLKSPAIKKKKVYPYRVNILDDDKTINAFCTPGGFIYVYTGLLKILPNEASLAAVLAHEIAHAEKRHARQRMLSSIGISLILSIILQDTSSVLVEMGTRFAGNLALLTNSRFDEMESDKMAFLYLKDSPYYPGAMSFFFDIVRDKKNRGGVVGKAIQGMLSTHPLPDKRLRENAKRIKKAGLKEPEENQLFSKRYQRMLKQYLLHDEI is encoded by the coding sequence ATGAAACAACTATATACTACTATTCTAATTCTCTTTTTAGGCCTTCAATTCACAAACTGTGAAAGAACTGTAAACCTTATTTTTTCCGACAAAGATGATGTAAAAATCGGGGCTTCCATAGATAAAGAAATTCGCAGGAATAAAAGGAAATACAGGATATTCAATGGCTGGAAAATTCGAAACTACGTTCAGGAGATTACCAACACTCTTTTAAAATCTCCTGCAATAAAGAAGAAGAAAGTTTACCCTTACCGTGTAAATATTCTCGATGACGACAAAACGATCAATGCCTTCTGTACTCCCGGTGGCTTTATCTACGTTTATACCGGTTTATTAAAAATTTTACCCAATGAAGCCAGCCTGGCAGCCGTTCTGGCACACGAAATAGCCCATGCGGAAAAACGTCATGCCAGACAAAGAATGCTTTCTTCTATAGGGATAAGCCTGATCCTTTCCATCATCCTTCAGGATACCTCATCCGTATTAGTTGAAATGGGCACTCGATTCGCAGGCAATCTGGCTCTCCTTACCAATAGTCGCTTTGATGAGATGGAATCCGATAAAATGGCTTTCCTCTATTTAAAAGATAGTCCCTACTATCCCGGTGCTATGTCTTTTTTCTTTGATATCGTTCGAGACAAGAAAAATCGGGGTGGAGTTGTTGGAAAAGCCATTCAGGGAATGCTATCCACACATCCCTTACCGGATAAGCGCCTGAGAGAAAATGCAAAGCGAATCAAGAAGGCAGGTTTAAAAGAACCGGAAGAAAATCAACTTTTCTCCAAGCGCTACCAAAGAATGTTAAAACAATATCTGCTGCATGATGAAATATGA
- a CDS encoding SpoIIE family protein phosphatase, which yields MLSIIKNFSILFFFTIYFFLYFHIEANNTFKIEDSFIFRNLSQDIRLSFEDKEKKPFSIEPESFFQSGSDFPPGLKSDKGSIFKKLIDNPCWIQFSFIENRKNLSPLYLELGWSAIDKIEVYYRNKEGTFIKKESGDLFPFYQREIPEPGFIFRIPSYKQKKQDVLLRIQSKGSVPISLKLYNHATFTELKSQKTLMHGIFYGTLLAMFLYNCFIYIRLQDKAYLYYNLYVFSILFTTLILDGYSYKYFWPTKPSLQNNTLLFFINLSLSFASLFCISFLNLSNLYTKAYTFLKAYTFFSFIFAVISLFTYKFYFTILIFFSIFIFLILLSFAIYQKFRYKKEPNKKFFALAWIFYSIGIVLFISWHLGLVPDYTIFSHGLHLGAVLETLLLGFALADKIDLILKEKKVAQIEALENLQRIQILKAEVTQQLEEKVEQRTRLIKIQQLELEKQIDLAQRIHNTLLPKKIPETNHFELFHNFRPMMKLGGDFLDFRYNRLRQKLNLFICDVCGHGIGAAFLAVMVKMTLDADESKEENPAKILKDLHEHLDANLAGNFITAMACHIDLRRGRLQLASAGHPPAILFQSGEEYQLIKPKGKLITSGITPNCENSKIKLTDNSLLLLYTDGLVEVRNKQDELFSETNLANLVAGNLDKSLPEISELIMEELESFCPGSLSSPEDDISYILFRYKK from the coding sequence ATGTTGAGTATTATCAAAAATTTTTCAATTCTATTTTTTTTTACAATATATTTCTTTTTATATTTTCACATTGAAGCAAATAATACGTTTAAAATCGAAGACTCTTTTATATTTCGTAATTTATCACAGGATATACGTCTTTCTTTTGAGGATAAGGAGAAAAAGCCATTTTCCATAGAACCTGAATCTTTTTTTCAGTCTGGATCCGATTTTCCACCGGGCCTAAAGTCTGATAAGGGTTCTATATTTAAAAAGCTTATCGACAATCCCTGCTGGATACAATTTTCTTTTATAGAAAATAGAAAGAACCTGTCTCCTCTCTACCTTGAACTGGGTTGGTCTGCTATCGACAAAATAGAAGTCTACTACCGGAACAAAGAAGGAACTTTTATAAAAAAAGAGAGCGGAGATCTTTTTCCTTTTTATCAAAGAGAAATCCCGGAACCCGGCTTCATTTTTCGAATCCCTTCCTATAAACAAAAGAAACAGGATGTTCTGCTCCGAATACAATCTAAAGGTAGCGTTCCTATTAGTTTAAAACTATATAATCATGCAACCTTTACTGAGTTAAAATCCCAAAAAACTTTAATGCACGGGATATTTTATGGAACTCTCCTTGCCATGTTCCTATATAATTGCTTCATCTATATACGACTACAGGATAAGGCTTATCTGTACTACAACCTGTATGTTTTCAGTATTTTATTTACTACTCTAATCTTAGATGGGTATTCCTATAAATACTTCTGGCCGACAAAGCCCAGTCTACAAAATAATACCCTGCTCTTTTTTATAAACCTTTCCTTAAGCTTTGCATCCCTATTCTGTATTTCCTTTTTAAACCTATCCAATTTGTATACAAAAGCCTACACTTTTTTGAAAGCCTATACGTTCTTCAGTTTTATCTTTGCTGTTATTTCTCTTTTTACTTACAAATTTTATTTTACTATTCTAATATTCTTTTCCATATTTATCTTCTTAATACTTTTATCCTTCGCTATTTACCAGAAATTTCGATATAAAAAAGAACCGAATAAAAAGTTTTTCGCACTGGCCTGGATATTTTACAGCATAGGAATTGTTTTATTTATCAGCTGGCACTTAGGGCTTGTTCCTGATTATACCATTTTTTCCCACGGTTTACATCTGGGAGCTGTTTTAGAAACTTTATTGCTTGGCTTTGCACTGGCAGATAAAATAGATTTGATTCTTAAAGAAAAAAAAGTTGCCCAAATTGAGGCTCTTGAAAACCTTCAAAGAATTCAAATACTAAAAGCAGAAGTAACTCAACAGTTAGAAGAAAAAGTAGAGCAGAGAACCCGCCTGATAAAAATTCAGCAGCTTGAATTAGAAAAACAAATAGACCTTGCACAAAGAATCCATAACACTCTTTTACCTAAAAAAATACCCGAAACCAATCATTTTGAACTCTTTCATAATTTTAGGCCCATGATGAAATTGGGTGGAGATTTTCTTGATTTTCGTTATAATAGACTTAGACAAAAACTAAATCTCTTTATCTGTGATGTTTGCGGACACGGAATCGGGGCCGCTTTCCTTGCCGTCATGGTAAAGATGACACTCGATGCAGACGAATCGAAAGAAGAGAATCCGGCTAAAATTTTAAAAGATCTGCATGAACACCTCGATGCAAATCTGGCCGGGAATTTTATTACTGCCATGGCCTGTCATATAGATTTAAGGAGAGGTCGTTTACAACTTGCCAGTGCGGGTCACCCTCCGGCCATCCTCTTCCAGTCCGGAGAAGAGTATCAACTAATTAAACCAAAAGGAAAGCTGATAACGAGCGGAATTACGCCTAATTGTGAAAATTCAAAAATTAAGCTTACTGATAATTCCTTACTTCTTTTGTATACCGATGGACTTGTAGAAGTCCGAAACAAACAGGATGAATTATTCAGTGAAACCAATCTGGCCAACCTTGTTGCCGGAAATCTGGACAAAAGTCTTCCGGAAATATCAGAACTCATAATGGAAGAACTCGAAAGTTTCTGTCCGGGCTCTTTATCCAGTCCGGAAGATGATATTAGTTATATTCTTTTCCGATACAAGAAATAA
- a CDS encoding DUF2797 domain-containing protein: protein MLEGYLRMMGFEETQPLTYYLNYVTYSGNGKQKEEANLQTSEFSLNSLLGKKVQFYLSGLIRCVDCGRSTKKAFGNSCYSCFIRLAKNDTCMVHPETCHFLHGTCREPDWGKENCIKKHTIYLANTSGLKVGITREEPPTKRWVDQGAIQAIPILEVKDRKTAGEIEKFLANSLNDKTSWQKMIGGKPEELNLSELRRVNLEKLPDILLKEKKAKVQNKKETSLEYPVIDYKSKKVSYKPGKILEDELIGIKGQYLLFRTCVINLRTYSGYHFTLSF from the coding sequence ATGCTGGAAGGATACTTGAGAATGATGGGTTTTGAAGAAACCCAACCCCTTACCTACTACCTGAATTATGTTACCTATTCCGGTAATGGCAAACAAAAAGAAGAAGCCAATCTTCAGACTTCAGAATTCAGTCTAAATTCCCTCTTAGGAAAGAAGGTACAATTCTATTTATCCGGCCTTATCCGCTGTGTAGACTGCGGTCGGTCTACAAAAAAAGCCTTCGGAAACTCCTGCTATAGTTGTTTTATCAGATTAGCTAAAAATGATACCTGCATGGTTCATCCGGAAACCTGTCACTTCCTGCACGGCACCTGTAGAGAACCGGACTGGGGGAAAGAAAATTGTATCAAAAAACATACCATCTATCTTGCGAATACCAGCGGTCTTAAAGTAGGAATTACACGGGAAGAACCTCCCACTAAACGCTGGGTAGACCAGGGTGCCATTCAGGCCATTCCGATACTCGAAGTCAAGGACCGAAAAACCGCCGGAGAAATCGAAAAATTCCTGGCCAACTCCTTAAATGATAAGACTTCCTGGCAGAAAATGATAGGTGGAAAACCTGAAGAACTAAATCTCTCCGAACTCAGAAGAGTAAACCTCGAAAAACTTCCGGATATCCTTTTGAAAGAAAAAAAAGCGAAAGTCCAGAATAAAAAAGAAACCAGCCTCGAATACCCGGTTATAGATTATAAATCTAAAAAAGTCTCGTATAAACCGGGAAAAATACTGGAGGATGAACTAATCGGGATTAAGGGTCAATACTTGCTTTTTAGAACCTGTGTAATAAACCTGAGAACCTATTCCGGTTATCACTTTACCCTATCCTTTTAG
- a CDS encoding DUF1343 domain-containing protein codes for MNINFKIFFQTLFFLLIQISLGTCITKPAVVEPKIVTKVEVKYEYKYVPVLKKHPSESNIKESIHRFYKETIPSLKEKKIALVTNPSGIGRDPFTLKDTLQKHSVHLSFLLALEHGILGLEEDFSNKVQTQDKILEVPAYHVYRLKRKQLQALLKEVDAVVFDVQGMGIRCYTYLTVLKRIMDVLSEKTELIVLDHIPPGLSLGIRGDTLEKPYKNFAAEFPLPFITGLSIGEAALYYNHEFLASRVKLKVLKVENYKRNIPYEASGLPWYTPSPNLPGLESARNYYSLVLLEGTNLSVGRGTQAPFIYFGAPYLKKASEIAAELNKNAKGDFFFQSVFFKPAFGPYKGEICFGMKLSIFKNDYDPIQLSYELIKTIKKYHPEEFQWREFSGKFFLDNLWGNPGFRKSIDANLAYDSFYEVFAKKEKLYQENVKKYYLYPEK; via the coding sequence ATGAATATAAATTTTAAAATTTTTTTCCAAACCCTGTTTTTCCTTTTAATACAAATATCTCTCGGAACCTGCATTACAAAACCTGCTGTAGTAGAACCCAAAATTGTAACCAAAGTAGAGGTCAAATACGAATACAAATATGTTCCCGTCCTAAAAAAGCACCCTTCCGAGTCCAATATCAAAGAATCGATTCATCGTTTCTATAAAGAAACCATTCCGAGCTTAAAAGAAAAAAAAATCGCTCTCGTAACCAACCCTTCCGGTATAGGAAGAGATCCCTTTACACTTAAAGATACACTGCAAAAACACTCGGTTCATCTAAGTTTCCTTCTGGCTCTTGAACATGGTATACTCGGTTTGGAAGAAGACTTCAGCAATAAAGTTCAGACCCAGGATAAGATTCTGGAAGTTCCGGCCTATCACGTTTACAGGCTAAAACGGAAGCAATTACAGGCGCTTTTAAAAGAAGTGGATGCGGTGGTTTTTGATGTTCAGGGGATGGGAATTCGTTGTTATACCTATCTCACAGTTTTAAAACGCATTATGGACGTTCTATCCGAAAAAACCGAATTAATTGTTCTGGACCACATTCCACCCGGTCTTTCGCTCGGAATCCGGGGAGATACTCTCGAAAAACCCTATAAAAATTTTGCTGCTGAGTTTCCTTTACCCTTTATAACCGGTCTCAGCATAGGAGAAGCAGCCCTTTACTATAATCATGAATTCTTAGCCTCGAGGGTAAAGCTTAAGGTGTTAAAAGTAGAGAACTACAAGCGCAATATTCCGTATGAGGCCAGCGGTCTTCCCTGGTATACTCCCTCGCCCAACCTGCCCGGGCTGGAATCTGCCAGAAATTATTATAGTCTTGTTTTATTAGAAGGTACCAACCTCTCAGTTGGCAGAGGAACCCAGGCCCCTTTCATTTACTTTGGTGCTCCTTACTTGAAAAAAGCGAGTGAGATTGCAGCCGAACTCAATAAAAATGCAAAAGGGGATTTCTTCTTTCAGTCTGTTTTTTTTAAACCGGCTTTCGGTCCATACAAAGGGGAAATATGTTTCGGGATGAAGCTGAGTATATTTAAAAATGATTACGATCCCATCCAACTTTCCTATGAGCTGATTAAAACTATTAAAAAATACCACCCGGAAGAGTTCCAATGGAGAGAATTCAGTGGAAAATTCTTTCTGGATAACCTCTGGGGAAACCCCGGTTTTCGAAAAAGCATAGACGCCAACCTCGCTTATGATTCGTTTTACGAGGTTTTTGCAAAAAAGGAAAAGTTATACCAGGAAAACGTTAAAAAATACTACCTTTACCCGGAGAAATGA